TCGTCCTCGCCCGCGTGGACGATCTGGAAGTGGTCGATATAGCCGTCGGCCTCGTTGAAGTTGCCGTCGGCGTCGAAGTCGTAGCGGTCCCACTGGTCGTAGGAGGCCAGGGCGGCCTTGATCTCCGCGTCGGTCTTGCCCTGGGCCTTCTGGTCGGCGACCCAGGCGTTGACGCCGTCGCGGACGGTGTCCCAGACGTTGGCGCAGTTCTTCTCGCCGCAGTAGTTGGAGCCGTAACGGGCCTCGTTGTACGGCACCTTGACCCAGTCGGAGACCGCGCCGTCGACCGAGTAGCGGCCGGACGAGGTGCGCTCGTAGTAGGTCTTCAGCGAGTGCTTCTGCTGGCCCGTCTTCGGGTCCTTGCCGGAGCCGAAGTACAGGTCCTGGAAGTGCTTCTGGTCGTAGTCGGGCTGCCAGGCGGTGGAGTTGTCCTTCGCCCGGTCCGGCTCGGCTATCTGGTTGTGCAGCGGGCCGGGCGTGCCGCCGTACTTCGGCTTCAGCTCGGTCGTGTCGTCGTCCTTGCGGTCGACGAGGGTGGTGGTGTCCACCTGGTCGCCGAACTCGACGAGGATGGTGAAGATCTTGTCGGTCTTCTCGCGGCCGAGCTCGACGTACTTCTTCGCGTCGAGCTTCACGACCTGCGAGCCCCCGCGGCGCTCGACCTTGGCCTCGCCCTTGAGGACCTGCTCCAGGGCGGCCTTGCGCTGCTGCGCCTGCTGCTCGCTGAAGGGGCCTTCGAGGTCGTGGTCGACCGTGGTCTTCTCGGCGTCGTTGCCCGGAGCCGGGTCGTGGCGGACGTCCGCCGCCGAGATCCTGCCGTCCTCGTTCGCCCAGGCGGTGCTGAAGGTCGAGGCGGTGGCGGCGGTGGCCGCGAGCGCCACGACGACCGCGGACGCCCGCATGGCCCGTCGTCTGTTGGTCACTTGGTGTCGTTCCTCCCCGGCGCCCACGCCTCGGGACCAGGAGGTGGGGTGTCCCGTCCGACAGGGCGCGCGTCACAAGTGACGACATTCGACCGGAGAGAGACGAGAAAAGACAGATCTTGACTTGCACACACCAAGTGCACTATGCGGGTGTCGACATCCGATATGCGGACGGTCAAGCCGGTTACGACCCGGGGAAGTTCGCGTGCGCGAGGCCGTTCGGGACCGCCCCGTGCCCACCCCGTGCCACCCGTGCGCCCCCCGTGCTCCGGCACCGTGGGTCAGGTCACGCTTACCCGCCGTTCCGCCCGGGCATCGAGCGTCGTAGAGTCGACAGCGAGTCCGGAGGGGCGGTATCCGTCATGCAGCGACCGAACGCAGCGCAGTACGCCTACGGTTCGGCCGTCGTCGTCCTCGCGACCGCCGCGCTCCTGCTCCTGACCGGCGCCACCGCACCCCTCGGCATCGCCGTGGCCTGCCTCGCCGGCCTGCTCCTCGGCGTCCTCGTGGCGGTGACGATGCCCGCGGGGACGCGCCCCGTCAAGACCCCCGCCGAGACCGGCGCCAGGACCGGGAACGACGCGGTCCGGGTACCGGCCGCGCAGGTGGGCGCGGGAGCCGATACCCGGACCGGTCCGTGAGACTCCGTCCGTGCCGCCGGCGGTGCCGGCCGTGAACTACTGGGGCACGGTGACGACCACCGTCTTCGCCGCCTTGTCGTGCAGGCCCTGCTTGTAGGGCTTGTCGACCATGATCAGGATCAGGATGAGCAGCGGCCACAGGCAGGCGCAGCAGATCAGCGCCGGCAGCCAGAGCACGATCGCGCGCAGCAGCGACTGGCTCATCGGGGGCGTGGAGCCGTCGTTGAGCATGGCGACGCGCAGCTTCATCAGCCGCTTGCCGACGGTCTGTCCGCGCTGTGCCGTGAGCACGGTGTCGTACGTGACGTAGGCGACGATCGTGAGCAGCTGGAAGACCAGTTGGCCGCCGCCGGTCCAGGTGGCCTGGAAGTCGTCGCCGTCGACCGTCGCCCGGTCGTAGATGTCGAACGGGATGCCGATGATGGCCAGCGGCACCGCGATGATCACCCAGTCGATGAGCCGGGCGAGGACCCGGCGCCCGGTCTCGGCGAGCGGCGGCATCCCGGAGAGCGGGTCGCTGCCGCCGTAACCGCCGCCGTAACCGCCGTACGGGGGCGGGGGCGGATACGGGTTGTCGTACGGGCTGCCGGGCGGCGGGGGCCCCGGCGGCGGGCCCTGGGGCGGCTCCGGCGGCCGCTTGGCGAACGGGTCGTCGTCGGGGGGCGGGCCGGGCGGCGGCTGGTCGGTGCTCATGGGGGCATCGCATCCCGGCCGCCGGGGGCCCGCAACGGCTGGGCCCCCGTTCGGGGGACCGGCTCCCCCGGCGGGTCGGCGGGCTCAGGCCCGGGCGACGAAGGTGCCGGCCGCCTTGTCGTGCCAGCACTGCCGCCACGGGCGGTCGAAGACGCACCAGACCACGTTGAGCACGCCGATCACCAGCACCCCGAGGAAGGTGTACAGGAACCA
The Streptomyces roseofulvus genome window above contains:
- a CDS encoding RDD family protein, translating into MSTDQPPPGPPPDDDPFAKRPPEPPQGPPPGPPPPGSPYDNPYPPPPPYGGYGGGYGGSDPLSGMPPLAETGRRVLARLIDWVIIAVPLAIIGIPFDIYDRATVDGDDFQATWTGGGQLVFQLLTIVAYVTYDTVLTAQRGQTVGKRLMKLRVAMLNDGSTPPMSQSLLRAIVLWLPALICCACLWPLLILILIMVDKPYKQGLHDKAAKTVVVTVPQ